A stretch of Campylobacter showae DNA encodes these proteins:
- the lolA gene encoding LolA-like outer membrane lipoprotein chaperone codes for MKKILAFLLFCASAFGVTLNFVTLQSDFVQTITSENETVDYFGKFYAKSNNRAYWIYERPTPKKIYFDKNRVVVIEDALEQAIISKFEKAPNLIDVVRNAVKITDTLYKAKYDGVEYLITVKNYIPTRIDYEDKLGNKIKITLSNTKKDFKISDDLLTPVIPSYYDVINQ; via the coding sequence ATGAAAAAAATTTTAGCATTTTTGCTCTTTTGCGCCTCGGCTTTCGGAGTTACGTTAAATTTCGTCACGCTTCAAAGCGACTTCGTACAAACCATCACGAGCGAGAACGAAACGGTTGATTATTTTGGTAAATTTTACGCAAAAAGTAACAACCGCGCCTACTGGATCTACGAGCGTCCGACGCCTAAAAAAATCTACTTTGATAAAAACCGCGTGGTCGTGATCGAGGATGCGCTCGAACAAGCGATCATCTCCAAATTTGAAAAGGCGCCGAATTTGATCGACGTCGTTAGAAACGCGGTTAAGATCACCGACACTCTCTACAAAGCCAAATACGACGGCGTGGAGTATCTAATAACCGTCAAAAACTACATCCCGACAAGGATCGACTACGAGGATAAACTCGGCAATAAAATCAAAATCACGCTAAGCAACACGAAAAAGGATTTTAAGATAAGCGATGATTTGCTGACGCCGGTGATACCGTCGTATTATGATGTCATAAACCAATAA
- a CDS encoding ATP-dependent DNA helicase: MLNQLLEILERSNVFLTGRGGVGKSHLTQAVIKHYKSELKNVVVLGSTGIAAVNVGGVSVHSFFKFGICSNLEELRGYDRKQRGKLGELKKMLDVCDLIVIDEISMISAGLMDMIYYRLMSSRFVGRVMLVGDFYQLPPVRKNGEDGNSLFKFLYAFNSSSWHEFEFKNIELVVSKRTKDKKFYDILSMLRVGRLSEEVFGYIENLRVPSVQVDDGTSVLFGRNYEADELNNKMLSKLPAPLERAEALVEIYDENLNENVLDRWIANLYAPEILNIKIGAKVIFTVNKWGEYYNGERGQIMQILKEGNDIKSVIVQKANGEIVDVERARFDMSEFVMAGEHLEERARASLTQFPLKLAYAITIHKSQGMSIENLVCDLNHIFANGQLYVALSRAIDPKKLRIFYGKSRPFREYLQSVVKIDEDVEKFYLENKFENIKEDV; this comes from the coding sequence GTGCTAAATCAGCTCTTAGAAATATTAGAAAGATCAAACGTTTTTCTCACTGGGCGCGGCGGCGTGGGCAAAAGCCACCTCACGCAAGCAGTCATTAAGCACTATAAAAGCGAGCTAAAAAATGTCGTCGTACTCGGCAGTACCGGCATCGCGGCGGTAAACGTCGGCGGAGTGAGCGTGCATAGTTTTTTTAAATTCGGTATTTGCTCAAACCTCGAGGAGCTGCGCGGCTACGACCGCAAACAGCGCGGAAAGCTTGGCGAACTAAAAAAGATGCTAGACGTCTGCGATCTCATCGTGATAGACGAAATTTCGATGATCAGCGCGGGGCTCATGGATATGATTTATTACCGCCTGATGAGCTCGCGATTCGTCGGGCGCGTGATGCTCGTAGGCGATTTTTATCAGCTGCCGCCCGTGCGAAAAAACGGCGAAGACGGCAACTCGCTATTTAAATTTCTCTATGCTTTTAACTCTAGCTCGTGGCATGAATTTGAGTTTAAAAATATCGAACTGGTCGTCTCAAAGCGGACAAAAGACAAGAAATTCTACGATATATTGTCTATGCTTCGCGTCGGGCGACTTAGCGAAGAGGTGTTTGGCTACATCGAAAATTTACGCGTGCCAAGCGTGCAGGTAGATGACGGCACTAGCGTGCTTTTTGGGCGAAACTACGAAGCTGACGAGCTAAATAACAAGATGCTCTCTAAACTACCCGCGCCGCTTGAAAGAGCCGAGGCGCTAGTAGAAATTTATGATGAAAATTTAAATGAAAACGTGCTGGATCGCTGGATCGCAAACCTCTACGCGCCTGAAATTTTAAATATAAAAATCGGCGCGAAAGTTATATTTACCGTAAATAAATGGGGCGAGTACTATAACGGCGAGCGCGGGCAGATAATGCAAATTTTAAAAGAAGGCAACGATATAAAAAGCGTCATCGTGCAAAAAGCTAACGGCGAGATCGTCGATGTTGAGCGCGCGAGATTTGATATGAGCGAGTTTGTGATGGCGGGCGAACATCTCGAGGAGCGCGCTAGGGCGTCTTTGACGCAGTTTCCGCTAAAGCTAGCCTACGCGATCACGATCCACAAATCCCAAGGCATGAGTATCGAAAATTTAGTGTGCGACCTAAATCATATCTTTGCCAACGGACAGCTCTACGTCGCGCTCTCGCGGGCGATTGATCCAAAAAAACTGAGGATATTTTACGGCAAAAGTCGGCCGTTTAGAGAGTATTTGCAAAGCGTCGTTAAAATAGACGAAGATGTCGAGAAATTCTATCTTGAAAACAAATTTGAAAACATTAAGGAAGACGTATGA
- a CDS encoding M15 family metallopeptidase, translated as MRLKFYKFIFSVATALAMLGGCASPKDVPSAVNLPDQGANAAPAYDMPEESADENLGHISYLKFDVDQNANALPILPFEAQSSGEALLQKRFNSLDLKAPSTTAKDAFWALDYYKNTSKRQYYFSNMRKIPNEWFEKVRKNASVESFGKVSLPAVTTANTSLRNIPTDEAVLYNPVRAGEGLPFDYAQLSFISIGYPLYVSHFSADGAWAFVGSDAAWAWVKSTEIKILNADAVRELKNSKFLSIVKDEEPVYDKNGNFLFYGRIGAILPFQSEDQFKFYGKIQTQSGLRNYEVSKQSASRFPLKFSDENVRTLASSLLGQSYGWGGFGGKRDCSLFLQDFLGSFGVWLPRNSKAQGQIGKVVSLANLSAEEKLNVIKTQAVPYRTLFHMNGHIMLYAGMRGDEPLAVHDVWGIRTKDNGRAMIGGVAITTLKIGSDVSDIDPKRLLVSRINSMNTFEVASGEEASRVKKSAIEKAYGVKIVGNEVIFADGSKVIFDDGEVKDTAHLLNLADVEDTFAQPYPLFKPLALPNNDAGRYRNYELLDKIYGASEAEVKANLTDVVWLKNHGGKTLKFNSKNGAAAALQAVSNELDALVVQKPELLKFLDNPSGTFNWRVIEGTKRKSSHSYGIAIDINTDKSDYWRWSKDGRYSNQIPEEIVRVFEKHGFIWGGRWVSFDTMHFEYRPEFGHLR; from the coding sequence GTGAGATTGAAATTTTACAAATTTATATTTTCCGTAGCGACGGCGCTAGCGATGCTGGGCGGTTGCGCATCGCCAAAAGATGTGCCAAGCGCGGTAAATTTACCGGATCAAGGCGCTAACGCCGCGCCCGCATACGATATGCCCGAGGAGAGCGCGGACGAAAATTTAGGCCACATCAGTTATCTAAAATTTGACGTCGATCAAAATGCGAATGCGCTGCCGATACTGCCTTTTGAAGCGCAAAGTAGCGGCGAAGCTCTGCTACAAAAACGCTTTAACTCGCTTGATCTAAAAGCACCCTCAACCACTGCAAAAGACGCTTTTTGGGCGCTAGATTACTATAAAAACACATCAAAAAGGCAGTATTATTTCTCAAATATGCGCAAAATACCAAACGAATGGTTTGAAAAAGTGCGCAAAAACGCAAGCGTAGAGAGCTTCGGCAAGGTTTCTTTGCCCGCAGTAACGACCGCAAATACTAGCCTACGAAATATACCGACCGACGAGGCCGTGCTTTATAATCCCGTGCGCGCGGGCGAGGGGCTGCCGTTTGATTATGCCCAGCTATCTTTCATCTCTATCGGTTATCCGCTTTACGTTTCGCACTTTTCGGCCGACGGCGCGTGGGCGTTTGTGGGTAGCGACGCTGCATGGGCCTGGGTGAAATCGACCGAAATCAAAATTTTAAACGCAGACGCCGTGAGGGAGCTAAAAAATTCTAAATTTTTAAGCATAGTCAAAGACGAAGAGCCCGTCTACGACAAAAACGGCAACTTTTTATTTTACGGACGCATAGGGGCGATTTTGCCGTTTCAAAGCGAGGATCAGTTTAAATTTTACGGCAAAATCCAGACCCAAAGCGGGCTAAGAAACTACGAGGTCTCAAAGCAAAGCGCGAGCCGCTTTCCGCTTAAATTTAGCGACGAAAACGTAAGAACGCTGGCATCATCGTTGCTCGGGCAAAGCTACGGCTGGGGAGGATTTGGCGGTAAGCGCGACTGCTCGCTATTTTTGCAGGATTTTCTAGGCAGCTTTGGCGTGTGGCTACCGCGAAACTCAAAGGCTCAAGGCCAAATCGGCAAGGTCGTAAGCCTGGCAAATCTAAGCGCGGAAGAAAAACTAAATGTCATCAAAACGCAGGCAGTGCCGTATAGAACGCTGTTTCACATGAACGGGCATATCATGCTTTATGCGGGTATGCGCGGCGACGAACCGCTCGCTGTGCACGATGTCTGGGGCATCCGCACGAAAGATAACGGCAGAGCCATGATCGGCGGAGTGGCGATCACGACGCTAAAAATCGGCTCGGACGTTTCCGATATCGATCCAAAACGTTTGCTGGTTTCGCGGATAAACTCCATGAATACCTTTGAAGTGGCCAGCGGCGAGGAGGCGTCGCGCGTGAAAAAATCAGCGATCGAAAAAGCTTACGGCGTGAAAATAGTGGGCAACGAGGTGATTTTCGCTGACGGCAGTAAGGTTATATTTGACGACGGTGAGGTAAAAGACACGGCGCATCTGCTAAATCTTGCCGACGTCGAGGATACTTTTGCGCAGCCTTATCCGCTCTTTAAGCCTTTGGCGCTACCTAACAATGACGCGGGCAGATACCGAAACTACGAGCTTTTGGACAAAATTTATGGCGCAAGCGAGGCGGAAGTGAAGGCAAATTTAACCGATGTCGTTTGGCTAAAAAATCACGGCGGCAAAACGCTTAAATTTAACTCCAAAAACGGTGCGGCAGCTGCTCTGCAAGCTGTTTCAAACGAGCTTGACGCGCTGGTCGTGCAAAAACCGGAGCTGCTAAAATTTCTCGATAACCCGTCTGGCACCTTTAACTGGCGAGTGATCGAAGGTACAAAGCGCAAGAGCTCCCACTCCTACGGCATCGCGATCGATATAAATACCGACAAGAGCGACTACTGGCGCTGGAGTAAAGACGGCCGCTACAGCAATCAAATCCCCGAGGAGATCGTGCGCGTCTTTGAAAAGCACGGCTTCATCTGGGGTGGGCGCTGGGTTAGCTTTGACACGATGCACTTCGAGTATAGACCGGAATTTGGGCATCTAAGATAA
- a CDS encoding DUF523 domain-containing protein, whose protein sequence is MKNKPKILISACLLGENCKYNGSNNADAIPADALDKLDQIYELIAVCPECMGGLTTPREPAEICANGRVITKFSGCDVTDEFILGAQICADIARKNDCEIAVLKERSPSCGSGEIYDGSFTGRLVSGDGLTAAALKKLGVRVVGESALAKLNLEEEA, encoded by the coding sequence ATGAAAAATAAACCCAAAATTTTAATCAGCGCCTGTTTGCTCGGCGAAAATTGCAAATATAACGGCAGCAATAACGCAGATGCTATCCCTGCGGACGCGCTCGATAAACTAGATCAAATTTACGAGCTCATCGCCGTTTGTCCGGAGTGCATGGGCGGGCTAACGACTCCGCGTGAGCCTGCCGAAATTTGCGCAAATGGGCGAGTAATAACTAAATTTAGCGGTTGCGACGTGACGGATGAGTTTATTTTAGGCGCTCAAATTTGCGCCGATATCGCCCGTAAAAACGACTGCGAAATCGCGGTTTTAAAAGAGCGAAGCCCAAGCTGCGGAAGCGGCGAAATTTATGACGGAAGCTTTACCGGACGGCTCGTTAGCGGTGACGGCCTAACCGCTGCGGCGCTAAAAAAACTTGGCGTTCGGGTAGTTGGCGAAAGCGCGCTTGCGAAGCTAAATTTAGAAGAAGAAGCGTAA
- a CDS encoding D-amino-acid transaminase, which yields MNGIVYLNGEFIDAAAAKVSAFDRGFIFGDGIYEVVPVLNGRLVDREDFWERFERSLAAIELGLPLSKSDFQGVLEEVVWRNNLKEGGVYMQITRGVADRDFKFIKGLKPTCFVFCYEKDIVANPDAATGIEVVSVEDIRWKRRDIKSISLLAQCYAKEQAVKAGAYEGFMVENGFVTEATSSSAFIIKDNVLITKPLSNEILPGIRRKVILGFAEKAGLEIRQRPFTMQDVYDADEVFISAATLPILPVVKADGKPISGGKVGKYVLMLRQMYIDKIKKEAGL from the coding sequence ATGAACGGAATAGTATATCTAAACGGCGAATTTATAGACGCGGCGGCGGCTAAAGTTAGTGCATTTGACCGCGGATTTATCTTTGGCGACGGCATATACGAGGTCGTGCCGGTGCTAAACGGACGGCTCGTGGATAGAGAGGATTTTTGGGAGAGATTTGAGAGGAGCCTGGCTGCGATCGAGCTGGGCTTGCCGCTTTCAAAGAGCGATTTTCAGGGAGTTTTAGAGGAAGTAGTCTGGCGAAATAACCTAAAAGAAGGTGGTGTTTATATGCAGATCACCCGCGGCGTCGCCGACAGGGATTTTAAATTTATAAAAGGCTTAAAGCCGACTTGTTTCGTCTTTTGTTATGAAAAAGATATCGTCGCAAACCCTGACGCGGCGACCGGTATCGAGGTCGTTAGCGTCGAGGATATCCGCTGGAAGCGCCGCGATATCAAGTCCATCTCGCTTTTGGCGCAGTGCTACGCCAAAGAACAGGCCGTAAAAGCCGGCGCCTACGAGGGCTTTATGGTCGAAAACGGCTTTGTAACCGAGGCGACTAGCTCATCTGCTTTTATCATAAAAGATAACGTCCTGATAACTAAGCCGCTTTCAAATGAGATTTTGCCGGGCATCCGTCGCAAGGTGATTTTAGGTTTTGCCGAAAAGGCGGGGCTTGAGATCAGGCAGCGACCGTTTACGATGCAAGACGTTTACGATGCCGACGAGGTGTTTATCTCGGCTGCGACGCTACCGATACTGCCCGTCGTCAAGGCCGACGGCAAGCCGATAAGCGGCGGTAAAGTCGGCAAATACGTGCTTATGCTAAGGCAGATGTATATAGATAAGATCAAAAAAGAGGCTGGACTTTAG